A genome region from Nocardiopsis exhalans includes the following:
- a CDS encoding Scr1 family TA system antitoxin-like transcriptional regulator, with product MPTTEIAAELIYRQGQEGLLIQEAEHATWQYMPLGIPGLLQNPDYARAVHTQLPHLGEASQEQVRLRMQRAEQMRALPHLYHRFVLGSVTLAHPTPVMRAQLAHLQELDQLPHIEIRVLPAGPVITDPSGFTLRADQVWIEAADLYFTAPGHRALWHAEWDRLWSKSAPLNAAEVFS from the coding sequence TTGCCTACCACCGAAATCGCCGCCGAGTTGATCTACCGCCAGGGACAGGAGGGCCTTCTGATCCAGGAGGCCGAGCACGCAACCTGGCAGTACATGCCCCTGGGCATACCGGGTCTGCTCCAAAACCCGGACTACGCCCGCGCCGTGCACACCCAACTTCCGCACCTGGGTGAGGCCAGCCAGGAACAAGTCCGGCTGCGGATGCAGCGCGCGGAGCAGATGCGGGCCCTGCCCCACCTGTACCACCGGTTCGTGCTGGGCTCGGTCACGCTGGCCCACCCCACGCCGGTGATGCGCGCCCAGCTCGCTCACCTGCAGGAGCTGGACCAGCTCCCGCACATCGAGATTCGGGTACTGCCCGCAGGTCCGGTTATCACCGACCCCAGCGGGTTCACCCTGCGTGCTGATCAGGTGTGGATCGAGGCCGCCGACCTGTACTTCACCGCCCCGGGTCACAGGGCGCTCTGGCACGCGGAGTGGGACCGGCTGTGGTCGAAATCGGCCCCGCTCAACGCCGCTGAGGTCTTCTCCTGA
- a CDS encoding HAD family hydrolase, protein MVRPLAVTTLVFGYHHALTSAPEQDFRPHSGHLRQVLAEHDVILPQAARADFDRHLITWQRLAHASALADLITMVLSRHGIDQPLPAAELAVHMCERAGDAPVTSQAAHVLTRLVGQGYGVVVATNTCRPQEQRAKALADAGLGDVPLVTSSQLGVAAPHPEFYEHVLRRAQCPPGRVLWVGSDPIEDVAGPRAHGMHAAAVLPTTAAGRRERAARAGAHTVLTSLQELPDVLVPLARP, encoded by the coding sequence ATGGTTCGACCCCTGGCCGTGACCACGTTGGTGTTCGGCTACCACCACGCCCTGACCAGCGCACCCGAGCAGGACTTTCGCCCGCACAGCGGCCACCTGCGCCAGGTGCTGGCCGAACACGACGTCATCCTGCCCCAGGCCGCGCGCGCCGACTTCGACCGTCACCTGATCACCTGGCAGCGCCTGGCCCACGCCAGCGCGCTGGCCGACCTGATCACGATGGTGCTGTCCCGCCACGGCATCGACCAACCGCTTCCCGCTGCGGAGTTGGCGGTGCACATGTGCGAGCGGGCCGGGGACGCACCCGTCACCTCTCAGGCCGCCCACGTCCTGACCCGTCTCGTGGGGCAGGGCTATGGGGTGGTGGTGGCCACCAACACCTGCCGCCCCCAAGAGCAGCGCGCCAAAGCGCTGGCCGACGCCGGCCTGGGCGATGTGCCCCTGGTCACCTCCAGCCAGCTCGGGGTGGCCGCACCACACCCCGAGTTCTACGAACACGTGCTGCGCCGCGCCCAGTGCCCGCCGGGTCGGGTGTTGTGGGTGGGCTCCGATCCCATCGAGGACGTGGCCGGGCCCCGCGCCCATGGCATGCACGCCGCAGCCGTGCTGCCCACCACCGCCGCTGGCCGCCGTGAGCGGGCCGCCCGGGCAGGAGCCCACACCGTGCTGACCTCACTCCAGGAGCTACCGGACGTGCTGGTGCCCCTGGCCCGCCCCTAA
- a CDS encoding WhiB family transcriptional regulator — protein sequence MDPFTDERAKCRDAAPDALFVQGRAQNRAKLICRPCPVRARCLAEALDGQIEFGVWGGMTERERRALLRRRPEVTDWAGLLAQAWEDYQRSEPSPPQHALPAPA from the coding sequence ATGGACCCCTTCACCGACGAACGCGCCAAGTGCCGTGATGCCGCCCCCGACGCCCTCTTCGTGCAGGGCAGGGCCCAAAACCGGGCCAAGCTCATCTGCCGCCCCTGCCCGGTACGTGCCCGGTGCCTGGCCGAAGCCCTGGACGGGCAGATCGAGTTCGGGGTCTGGGGCGGGATGACCGAACGCGAACGCCGCGCCCTGCTGCGCCGCCGCCCCGAGGTCACCGACTGGGCGGGCCTGCTTGCGCAGGCGTGGGAGGACTACCAGCGCTCTGAACCGTCCCCGCCCCAGCATGCCTTGCCCGCCCCCGCCTGA
- a CDS encoding SAM-dependent methyltransferase, producing MTTSTDLPTCTIADLQSALLGANASPEARAHARRLHQVAPRMWELAQAGRDWAGSLLHQLRPWDMEQVVDLGCGMPRRTPSSGPAAVDTHEYAAAAGVRRCAYVDVDPDVVRARQNLARSTDGAVMADITDPEHLRHQLATCGIAPHRPTLVLLGEVLACMDDAQVVHVLGLVDNHFTAGFIALSHLSGLGPAPAALTRATGHRVRARSAEELLALLDQAGLAPYQGPTPVAAWPLPSCPTPGTDLLGTLARTGGKP from the coding sequence ATGACCACCAGCACCGATCTGCCCACCTGCACCATCGCCGACCTGCAATCAGCGCTGCTGGGCGCCAACGCCAGCCCTGAAGCGCGTGCACATGCGCGCCGCCTGCACCAGGTGGCACCGCGGATGTGGGAGCTGGCCCAGGCCGGACGGGACTGGGCCGGGAGCCTCCTGCACCAGCTCAGGCCCTGGGATATGGAGCAGGTGGTGGACCTGGGGTGCGGCATGCCCCGCCGCACTCCCTCCAGCGGCCCCGCTGCGGTGGACACCCACGAATACGCCGCCGCTGCCGGGGTGCGCCGCTGCGCTTACGTGGACGTGGACCCGGACGTGGTCCGGGCCCGCCAGAACCTGGCCCGGAGCACAGATGGGGCGGTGATGGCCGACATCACCGACCCCGAGCATCTGCGCCACCAGTTGGCCACCTGCGGTATTGCCCCCCACCGCCCCACCCTGGTGCTGCTCGGCGAGGTGCTCGCATGCATGGACGACGCCCAGGTCGTCCACGTGCTCGGCCTGGTCGACAATCACTTCACCGCGGGGTTCATCGCACTCTCGCACCTGTCCGGTCTGGGGCCCGCACCCGCAGCACTCACACGCGCCACCGGCCACCGCGTACGCGCGCGTTCGGCCGAGGAACTTCTGGCGTTGCTGGACCAGGCCGGGTTGGCCCCTTACCAAGGCCCGACCCCGGTGGCGGCCTGGCCGCTGCCCTCCTGCCCGACCCCGGGCACCGACCTTCTGGGCACTCTGGCACGGACCGGAGGCAAGCCGTGA
- a CDS encoding Scr1 family TA system antitoxin-like transcriptional regulator, whose translation MSEDPSLTRALARLHKHSTPKELRAVYETHTSVTVTRLAAATGRSNGWVSKQLHRADTRMRPRGYRKRTPATPIAPPVLGPSPTVLRHRLSQRLAELRNHAGLNQTEAADLVGVSPATVMRAENPQESPTKHLLRTLCTCYEAPPQVCDELLQLWKDSRAPAWWTRQDLRVFGSRQTELGLRADARRVHGWSDRLVPELVQTAAYAHTIEAARGTEEPAEMAVAVLMAAQRRVRRRGIDQRYVLDEAVIRRRVGGAQVMDEQLTVLRTLAERGRIRVLTWDSGHCIPESPFELCSIPPLDETALCFPPFGKVYLGEPPPSAHPLSFFQNTMANLWERAQGPEATVALIENARTQLSGAGTVSTSTFTT comes from the coding sequence GTGAGCGAGGATCCGAGCCTGACCCGGGCCCTGGCCAGGTTGCACAAGCACAGCACCCCGAAGGAGTTGCGTGCCGTCTACGAGACGCACACCAGTGTCACTGTCACCCGGCTTGCCGCCGCGACTGGCCGCTCCAACGGGTGGGTGTCCAAGCAACTGCACCGGGCCGATACCCGCATGCGCCCACGTGGCTACCGAAAGCGCACCCCGGCCACGCCGATCGCACCCCCCGTGCTCGGGCCTTCCCCCACGGTGCTGCGCCACAGGCTCTCCCAACGCCTGGCGGAGCTGCGTAACCACGCGGGCCTGAATCAGACCGAGGCCGCTGACCTGGTTGGTGTCTCCCCCGCCACAGTGATGCGCGCCGAGAATCCGCAGGAGTCGCCGACCAAACACCTCCTGCGCACGCTGTGCACCTGCTACGAGGCACCACCCCAGGTGTGCGACGAACTCCTGCAGCTCTGGAAGGACAGCCGCGCCCCAGCCTGGTGGACCCGGCAGGACCTGCGTGTGTTCGGAAGCAGACAAACCGAGCTGGGGCTGCGCGCTGACGCGCGGCGCGTGCACGGCTGGTCTGACCGGCTGGTACCCGAGCTAGTGCAAACCGCCGCCTACGCCCACACCATCGAAGCCGCTCGGGGCACCGAGGAACCAGCGGAGATGGCGGTGGCGGTACTCATGGCCGCCCAGCGCCGGGTACGCAGGCGCGGTATCGACCAGCGCTACGTACTGGACGAGGCCGTCATCCGCCGCCGTGTGGGCGGAGCCCAGGTGATGGACGAACAACTCACCGTTCTACGCACGCTGGCTGAGCGTGGCCGCATACGGGTGCTCACGTGGGACAGCGGCCACTGCATCCCCGAGAGCCCGTTCGAGCTGTGCTCGATCCCCCCACTCGACGAGACCGCGCTGTGCTTTCCCCCCTTCGGCAAGGTCTACCTGGGCGAGCCGCCCCCGTCCGCCCACCCGCTGAGCTTCTTCCAGAACACCATGGCGAACCTGTGGGAGCGGGCGCAAGGGCCTGAGGCCACCGTGGCCCTGATCGAGAACGCCCGCACTCAACTGTCTGGTGCGGGCACCGTTTCCACTTCAACCTTCACGACCTGA
- a CDS encoding DEAD/DEAH box helicase translates to MSFRPPLPVGIAVAPHVSGVWTWSVHTPTTRWRSTDATAARVGELAPVIGEQITTRMGKHMVLVGPPELGLDTPGSAVVTADLIEQARSLATQAVSDLSTGHFRTLDLGLLPADPGRLPGPAWTLAVHAISDTEGADWAWVSGAGWYAIGTHPQVGAPADQVARAGIEHAASISPLGGRVRVLCDDYDAVQAAATMARAAHQARLRADPRAVAELEIDWIEADSTPEHTAAMDLCEQTMAPLPAPPASPDAALTERPAQTPLVPSPPPEPEPEPEPEPVQVPAQVSASPAPHVEPSPLPAPPAPVQGGLELRPEQRAAITQIVRLWERDGLAQLRWPCGYGKTVAYAGAALAVNASLTAVVVTTLELVEQIARTWQGLWGAQLDRVVAVCSDQEILQADQARPTDAFDQELSVFTDPDLLVKACSEPGHTLVVVTYQSLEVLLKACANGLDLGVLVADEAHHTAGPETSVWTRVHQIDALRLYGTATPRFIEAAPDGPRYYSMEDTSTFGQVADERTFGQGIEEGRLADYQVIASVVDQARILAAIQGREELGASHVRLSADLVAAQVSVLDAITTGDLRSLICFAPTLAWAEAFTGSLNEMATLVGGQAPDRELVALHINASSGGPARTRARSLLAAPGERVVVVTVVGCFGEGVDVAAVDAVGLFSATASLERLLQQIGRALRKGGRADKVAQLITPMYTTASDDASAVLEETSYAALAQVLRALRLVDARFDAAVHTHLRTGQGLERWVRPRQLASGSPQMKVDLPALAEAISTVILPDLNSSWWRNFALCQRWVRAHGTLRGDTAFVTITGSPMRGWLIYQRRLYRRGLLSQDQIAALTGLGFVLDSYRGRFWDRLVAETTQWRTHQDDLLPSSDHPFNATLNYARQLRKCNFFTTGQLAWLDEQGMIWDPLHAERSNRITELGEFLAAQQRLPDPLFTAQEQRLARYVAILREAHRAGSLHPDHAAQCQRWQVPLSTGGSRIPPPSPDRRIQVVGELAPKARVEEIVDAVGRGATNDELAQATAVAAPSISTRLTRNGHPPLTRLREQALATHAAQASCVQDLVGIAGRFQVTPSRVARLAPDHLRQQVDP, encoded by the coding sequence GTGAGCTTTCGCCCCCCACTGCCCGTTGGTATCGCCGTGGCCCCTCACGTGTCCGGGGTCTGGACCTGGAGCGTGCACACCCCCACCACACGGTGGAGAAGCACCGACGCGACCGCGGCCAGAGTGGGCGAGTTGGCGCCGGTGATCGGCGAGCAGATCACCACACGGATGGGCAAGCACATGGTCCTGGTTGGCCCGCCCGAACTCGGTCTGGACACCCCCGGCTCGGCCGTGGTCACCGCGGACCTGATCGAGCAGGCGCGCTCTTTGGCCACCCAGGCCGTCTCCGATCTGTCCACGGGCCACTTTCGCACCCTGGATCTTGGTCTCCTGCCCGCTGACCCGGGTCGGCTGCCCGGCCCGGCGTGGACGCTGGCGGTCCACGCCATCAGCGACACCGAAGGCGCGGACTGGGCCTGGGTGAGCGGTGCGGGATGGTACGCCATCGGCACCCACCCGCAGGTGGGAGCGCCAGCCGACCAGGTGGCTCGCGCTGGCATCGAACACGCCGCTTCCATTTCGCCTCTGGGCGGGCGGGTGCGGGTGCTGTGTGACGACTACGACGCAGTGCAGGCGGCCGCGACCATGGCGCGGGCCGCCCACCAAGCCCGCCTGCGGGCTGATCCGCGAGCAGTCGCAGAGCTGGAGATCGACTGGATCGAGGCCGACTCCACCCCTGAGCACACCGCGGCCATGGACCTGTGCGAACAGACCATGGCGCCCCTTCCGGCCCCGCCCGCTTCCCCCGACGCGGCCCTGACGGAGCGCCCGGCGCAAACACCCTTGGTTCCTTCACCACCGCCAGAGCCCGAACCCGAGCCTGAGCCCGAGCCGGTGCAGGTGCCGGCCCAGGTGTCTGCGTCACCGGCACCACACGTTGAACCCTCGCCCCTGCCTGCCCCACCCGCACCGGTCCAGGGTGGGCTGGAGTTACGCCCTGAACAGCGCGCGGCCATCACGCAGATCGTGCGGCTGTGGGAACGCGATGGCCTCGCCCAGCTGCGGTGGCCCTGCGGGTACGGCAAGACCGTGGCCTACGCCGGCGCGGCCCTGGCGGTGAACGCTTCCTTGACGGCGGTGGTGGTCACCACCCTGGAGCTGGTGGAACAGATCGCCCGTACCTGGCAGGGGTTGTGGGGCGCCCAGTTGGACCGGGTCGTGGCTGTCTGCTCCGACCAGGAGATTCTCCAGGCAGATCAGGCCCGGCCCACCGACGCCTTCGACCAGGAACTGTCGGTGTTCACCGACCCAGACCTGCTGGTCAAGGCCTGCTCAGAGCCGGGCCACACCCTGGTGGTAGTCACCTACCAGAGCCTGGAGGTGCTGCTCAAGGCGTGCGCCAACGGCCTGGATCTGGGGGTGTTGGTCGCTGACGAGGCCCACCACACCGCGGGGCCCGAAACCTCGGTGTGGACCCGGGTACACCAGATCGACGCGCTGCGCCTGTACGGCACCGCCACCCCCCGCTTCATCGAGGCCGCCCCGGATGGGCCTCGCTATTACTCCATGGAGGACACGAGCACCTTCGGCCAGGTCGCTGATGAGCGCACCTTCGGCCAGGGCATCGAGGAGGGGCGTCTGGCCGATTACCAGGTCATCGCCTCGGTGGTCGACCAGGCCAGGATCCTGGCCGCCATCCAGGGCCGCGAGGAACTGGGCGCCAGCCACGTGCGGTTGTCCGCGGACCTGGTGGCCGCCCAGGTCAGTGTGCTCGACGCCATCACCACAGGCGACCTGCGCAGCCTGATCTGCTTCGCCCCCACCCTGGCCTGGGCCGAGGCGTTCACCGGCTCCCTGAATGAGATGGCCACGCTCGTGGGAGGACAGGCGCCCGACCGGGAGCTGGTGGCCCTGCACATCAACGCCTCCTCCGGCGGCCCGGCCCGTACCCGAGCGCGATCCTTGCTCGCCGCGCCGGGCGAAAGGGTCGTCGTGGTCACCGTCGTGGGCTGTTTCGGTGAGGGGGTGGACGTGGCCGCGGTGGACGCGGTGGGTTTGTTCAGCGCGACCGCGTCGTTGGAACGGCTGCTCCAGCAGATCGGCCGGGCCCTGCGCAAGGGCGGGCGAGCGGACAAGGTCGCCCAGCTGATCACCCCGATGTACACCACCGCCTCAGATGATGCGTCTGCGGTTTTGGAGGAGACCTCCTACGCCGCGCTCGCCCAGGTACTGCGCGCCCTGCGTTTGGTGGACGCCCGTTTCGACGCCGCCGTGCACACCCACTTGCGCACCGGACAAGGGTTGGAGCGGTGGGTGCGCCCGCGTCAGCTAGCGTCCGGTTCCCCGCAGATGAAGGTTGATCTTCCGGCGCTGGCCGAGGCGATCAGCACCGTCATCCTGCCCGATCTGAACTCCTCCTGGTGGAGAAACTTCGCCCTGTGCCAGAGGTGGGTGCGCGCCCACGGCACCCTGCGCGGGGACACCGCCTTCGTCACCATCACCGGCTCCCCGATGCGGGGGTGGCTCATCTACCAGCGTCGGCTCTACCGGCGGGGCCTTTTGAGTCAAGACCAGATCGCGGCGCTCACCGGTCTGGGCTTCGTGCTGGACAGCTACCGGGGCAGGTTCTGGGACCGGCTCGTCGCCGAGACGACCCAGTGGCGAACCCACCAGGATGACCTACTCCCCAGCTCTGATCACCCTTTCAACGCCACGCTGAACTACGCCCGCCAACTCCGCAAGTGCAACTTCTTCACGACCGGGCAACTGGCGTGGCTGGACGAACAGGGCATGATCTGGGATCCCCTTCACGCTGAGCGCAGCAACCGCATCACCGAGCTGGGCGAGTTTCTCGCTGCCCAGCAACGCCTTCCCGACCCCCTTTTCACGGCTCAGGAGCAACGGCTGGCCCGGTATGTGGCCATCCTGCGTGAGGCTCATCGTGCAGGCTCCCTGCACCCCGACCACGCAGCGCAGTGCCAGCGCTGGCAGGTACCGCTGAGTACCGGCGGCTCCCGGATCCCCCCGCCCTCACCGGACCGCCGCATCCAGGTGGTGGGCGAGCTAGCGCCCAAAGCCCGGGTGGAAGAGATTGTGGACGCGGTGGGCAGGGGGGCGACCAACGACGAACTGGCTCAGGCCACCGCAGTGGCCGCGCCCTCGATCTCGACTCGGCTCACCCGCAACGGCCATCCTCCGCTCACGCGTCTTCGTGAACAGGCGCTGGCCACCCACGCCGCCCAGGCCAGCTGTGTGCAGGACTTGGTGGGCATCGCTGGCCGATTCCAGGTCACCCCGTCCCGGGTGGCCCGCCTGGCCCCCGACCACCTACGCCAACAGGTCGACCCATGA
- a CDS encoding sugar phosphate isomerase/epimerase family protein, with amino-acid sequence MSAPSRFGCLSWTSMPCRPLSEQIALAAAPGLGQLEVHLPQVLAEGAQAVASALARHRVRAVAATGLMPGSLLHQDLDLPRLREGLAALDQIGCPVAVLTLDHTITAPYPQAEQETLKRLRALVGTAATYGVRLAVEALGTPGGHTPAQGSGPEAGIRTLLQVAELLDGLGRKSTRVGVCVDAVSWAATGAHIEHITGLGHPVRHVRVADAPCPRRLPVAQWRPAHRLMPGDGALDWTSFGTALAQADYSGPWALAVTNPGIRSLPGPELVARALAATQYLHSSTTTKPSATRAA; translated from the coding sequence ATGTCCGCCCCCTCCAGGTTCGGCTGCCTGAGCTGGACCAGCATGCCCTGCCGCCCCTTGAGCGAGCAGATCGCCCTGGCCGCAGCCCCCGGACTGGGGCAGCTGGAAGTGCACCTGCCCCAGGTGCTGGCCGAAGGGGCCCAAGCGGTGGCCAGCGCGCTGGCCCGGCACCGGGTGCGGGCGGTGGCCGCCACCGGCCTGATGCCCGGCTCCCTCCTGCACCAGGACCTGGACCTGCCCCGCCTGCGAGAAGGGTTGGCGGCCTTGGATCAGATCGGGTGCCCGGTGGCGGTGCTGACGTTGGACCACACCATCACCGCCCCCTACCCGCAGGCTGAGCAGGAGACCCTGAAGCGGTTGCGCGCCCTGGTCGGCACGGCCGCCACCTACGGTGTGCGCCTGGCCGTGGAGGCGCTGGGCACCCCCGGCGGACACACCCCGGCCCAGGGCAGCGGCCCCGAGGCGGGGATCCGCACCCTGCTCCAGGTCGCCGAACTCCTGGACGGGCTCGGCCGCAAGTCCACCCGGGTGGGGGTGTGCGTGGATGCGGTCTCCTGGGCCGCCACCGGCGCCCACATCGAACACATCACCGGTCTGGGCCACCCCGTGCGACACGTGCGGGTGGCTGACGCCCCCTGCCCACGCCGACTTCCCGTGGCCCAGTGGCGGCCCGCCCACCGGCTCATGCCGGGTGACGGGGCCCTGGACTGGACCTCCTTTGGCACCGCCCTGGCCCAGGCGGACTACAGCGGCCCGTGGGCGTTGGCCGTGACCAACCCCGGCATCCGTTCCCTGCCCGGGCCAGAGCTGGTGGCCCGAGCCCTCGCGGCCACCCAGTACCTGCACTCGAGCACCACCACCAAGCCTTCCGCCACCCGAGCGGCCTGA
- a CDS encoding DUF5753 domain-containing protein: MSSAATPELPQQLLDSQTCLSADERQASIDAFSPAIVPGPLQTPAYARAVLSACGVTNPATLEEAVQLRMGRGHHVRTDHGHPHRYLLTEQALHTPWLGAQEVGEQRAFLRECVQLLHLRVRVLPTFSPIPWTGAFAILTYAEGEASVNVETPTGRLVAPQEMMPAYRAHFEALFAAAQPLSRVLAAHEGTGPQ; the protein is encoded by the coding sequence ATGAGCAGTGCGGCCACGCCAGAGTTGCCCCAGCAGCTACTGGACAGTCAGACCTGCCTCAGCGCCGACGAGCGCCAGGCCAGCATCGACGCCTTCAGCCCGGCCATCGTCCCAGGCCCGCTACAGACCCCCGCCTACGCGCGCGCCGTTCTGTCCGCCTGCGGAGTCACCAACCCCGCCACTCTGGAAGAGGCGGTGCAGCTGAGGATGGGCCGCGGCCACCATGTGCGCACCGATCACGGACACCCTCACCGCTACCTGCTGACCGAGCAGGCCCTGCACACCCCCTGGCTGGGGGCACAGGAGGTGGGTGAACAACGCGCGTTTTTGCGCGAGTGCGTTCAGCTTCTCCACCTGCGGGTTCGGGTCCTGCCGACATTCAGCCCCATCCCCTGGACCGGAGCGTTCGCGATCCTCACCTACGCCGAGGGCGAGGCATCGGTGAACGTGGAAACCCCCACGGGCAGGTTGGTGGCCCCCCAGGAGATGATGCCCGCCTACCGGGCCCACTTCGAGGCCTTGTTCGCTGCCGCCCAGCCCCTGTCCCGCGTGCTGGCAGCACACGAAGGGACCGGTCCCCAGTGA
- a CDS encoding WhiB family transcriptional regulator, whose translation MTRPSAEPTSTRTTAKSRYMALARELARAWADTPPAPRELYQEGHCRSHPDLPPEAWFPAQGLGEVARQARKVCRSCPVRDLCLAWALEAQIADGIWGGTSPTDRKWITTSDIPAYLHSEAFA comes from the coding sequence GTGACACGACCCAGCGCCGAGCCCACCAGCACTCGGACCACGGCCAAGAGCCGATACATGGCCTTGGCCAGGGAACTGGCGCGTGCGTGGGCCGATACGCCACCGGCGCCCCGCGAGCTCTACCAGGAAGGGCACTGCCGCTCACACCCCGACCTGCCTCCCGAGGCCTGGTTCCCCGCCCAGGGCCTGGGAGAGGTCGCTCGTCAGGCGCGCAAGGTGTGCCGCTCATGCCCGGTGCGGGACCTCTGTCTGGCGTGGGCTCTTGAGGCCCAGATCGCCGACGGCATCTGGGGTGGCACCAGCCCCACCGATCGCAAATGGATCACGACCTCTGACATACCCGCCTACCTGCACAGCGAGGCTTTTGCATGA
- a CDS encoding DUF6879 family protein, whose product MNRAHEPAQVPEPLTGAPSMNPPTRRHREQDWAMVVRRAAALWETEPRDWLTPVQARAITGLGPQPLSQLADDDQVRTQRTSGGHRRYNRAHLIGYLREHGHPLTPLEGVVEHARIHGAALDRPAYHQHAAHTRRRCDLSGPIYRLDLHTHAGDDQDPAWQAWQEGDRARAQQLLKEELPALQAQHRAEQNRGLPWRRIWVVDALSTTYLEFLARAHRVKAQAGGQIRVLNPDLLRSWQVDQWPELVLYPNRLVYVLRHASTGHPEGAHHALLPDPLAQAARLQLELMWQQAGPRSLDHLLGRHSGP is encoded by the coding sequence ATGAACCGCGCACACGAGCCCGCCCAAGTCCCCGAACCCCTGACCGGAGCCCCTTCCATGAACCCGCCGACCCGGCGCCACCGTGAACAGGACTGGGCGATGGTGGTGCGCAGGGCCGCCGCCCTGTGGGAAACCGAACCCCGCGACTGGCTCACCCCCGTCCAGGCCCGCGCCATCACCGGACTGGGCCCACAGCCGCTCAGCCAGCTCGCCGACGACGACCAGGTACGCACCCAGCGCACCTCGGGCGGGCACCGCCGCTACAACCGCGCCCACCTGATCGGCTACCTGCGCGAGCACGGTCATCCCCTCACACCCCTGGAGGGGGTGGTCGAACACGCCCGCATCCACGGCGCCGCCTTGGATCGCCCCGCCTACCACCAGCACGCCGCCCACACCCGCCGACGCTGCGATCTGAGCGGACCCATCTACCGGCTGGACCTGCACACCCACGCCGGGGACGACCAGGACCCCGCCTGGCAGGCCTGGCAGGAAGGAGATCGGGCGCGGGCCCAACAGCTGCTGAAGGAGGAGCTGCCCGCCCTGCAGGCCCAGCACCGTGCCGAACAGAACCGCGGCCTGCCCTGGCGCCGCATCTGGGTCGTGGACGCCCTGTCCACTACCTACCTGGAGTTTTTGGCCCGCGCCCACCGAGTAAAGGCCCAGGCGGGCGGCCAGATCCGGGTGCTCAACCCCGACCTGCTGCGGTCCTGGCAGGTGGACCAGTGGCCCGAGCTGGTCCTGTACCCCAACCGGCTCGTGTACGTGCTGCGCCACGCCTCGACCGGGCACCCCGAGGGTGCCCACCACGCCCTGCTGCCCGACCCGTTGGCACAGGCCGCCCGGCTCCAGCTGGAGCTGATGTGGCAACAGGCCGGACCTCGCTCCCTGGACCATCTCCTGGGCCGCCACAGCGGGCCCTGA
- a CDS encoding integrase — protein MSLIRSAVAAGSAHRPTEDWIRATPTAMVLLDGAGGPAELATGCSHGTAWYVHQLGTALHALLAAPDHHHTGLRALLAQAITTVAATHPDCDLTHPGTPSTTVVALRHRPGQGWDHLVLSDSTLILQPPGRDLSVVCDNRIDTVAPTEKAAMESHPLGSSAHQRHRIAKVERERTMRNIVGGHWIAAADPTVSTQALTGSVPCLDRAVLLSDGAARWLGFTHRGPRELLRALDEVGPDELIGQVRTFEAQDPTGTHLPRPKPSDDAAIIDAHLNGSPV, from the coding sequence GTGAGTCTCATCCGCTCCGCCGTGGCGGCCGGCTCTGCCCACCGCCCCACCGAGGACTGGATCCGCGCCACCCCCACCGCGATGGTGCTGCTCGATGGGGCCGGCGGCCCCGCTGAACTGGCCACCGGCTGCTCCCACGGCACCGCCTGGTACGTGCACCAGCTCGGTACCGCGTTGCACGCCCTCCTCGCCGCCCCTGACCACCACCACACCGGCCTGCGTGCGTTGTTGGCCCAGGCCATCACCACCGTCGCCGCCACCCACCCCGACTGCGACCTGACCCATCCGGGCACCCCCTCAACCACCGTGGTGGCCCTGCGCCACCGGCCCGGCCAGGGGTGGGACCACCTGGTGCTGTCCGACTCCACCCTGATCCTGCAACCCCCCGGCCGCGACCTGAGCGTGGTGTGCGATAACCGCATCGACACCGTCGCCCCCACCGAGAAAGCCGCGATGGAATCCCACCCCCTGGGCAGCAGCGCACACCAACGGCACCGCATCGCCAAAGTCGAACGCGAACGCACCATGCGCAACATCGTGGGCGGGCACTGGATCGCGGCCGCCGACCCCACCGTAAGCACTCAGGCCCTGACAGGCTCCGTGCCCTGTTTGGACCGTGCGGTGTTGCTCAGCGACGGCGCCGCACGGTGGCTCGGTTTCACCCACCGCGGCCCACGAGAGCTGCTGCGGGCCCTGGACGAGGTCGGCCCGGACGAGCTCATCGGTCAGGTACGCACCTTCGAAGCCCAGGACCCCACCGGCACCCACCTGCCCCGCCCCAAACCATCTGATGACGCCGCGATCATCGACGCCCACCTGAACGGGAGCCCCGTATGA